Proteins encoded within one genomic window of Brachybacterium muris:
- a CDS encoding LacI family DNA-binding transcriptional regulator, with translation MPRSRPTLADVARAAGVSSATASMALNDRPGVRHETRLAVLAAARTVGYRRAGRGTSGLIGVLPTDLGNPYHTDVIAGIEEQAERQGTGVVIAHGRRDSAHLERQLQRLLDLGVDGVIAVTTWLSPTALEAAAALLPVVVIGRMQDAVPGTDTVRNDDEAGAALAVRHLVERGHRHLVHVTLSTRPGPASRRAGFLAEAERLGLRDRARVIGPDSPAEGMELVLRALRRGDPDAPTAVFAANDIAAVSVLHRAADRGIRVPEQLSVVGYDSSTVALTVRPHLTSVNQPRSEMGRLAAQMLQERWRGRAHDAVSVVAPVLRVRGSTGTGPALLS, from the coding sequence ATGCCGCGCTCCCGCCCCACCCTCGCCGACGTCGCCCGTGCAGCCGGAGTCTCCTCCGCGACTGCGTCGATGGCGCTGAACGACCGGCCCGGCGTGCGGCACGAGACGCGCCTGGCGGTGCTGGCGGCGGCCCGGACGGTGGGGTACCGACGTGCCGGCCGGGGCACCAGCGGGCTGATCGGGGTGCTCCCCACGGACCTGGGGAACCCGTACCACACCGATGTGATCGCAGGGATCGAGGAGCAGGCCGAACGGCAGGGCACGGGGGTGGTGATCGCCCATGGGAGGCGCGACAGCGCCCACCTCGAGCGCCAGCTGCAGCGACTGCTGGACCTGGGGGTGGACGGCGTGATCGCGGTGACGACCTGGCTGAGCCCCACGGCGCTCGAGGCGGCCGCGGCACTGCTGCCGGTGGTGGTGATCGGGCGCATGCAGGATGCGGTCCCGGGCACCGATACCGTGCGCAACGATGACGAGGCGGGGGCGGCGCTGGCCGTGCGCCACCTGGTGGAACGAGGGCACCGGCACCTGGTCCACGTGACGCTGTCCACGCGGCCCGGACCGGCCTCCCGACGCGCCGGGTTCCTGGCCGAGGCGGAGCGCCTGGGGCTGCGGGACCGGGCGCGGGTGATCGGCCCCGACTCCCCGGCGGAGGGCATGGAACTGGTGCTGCGTGCCTTGCGCCGCGGGGACCCTGACGCCCCGACGGCCGTGTTCGCGGCCAACGACATCGCCGCGGTGTCGGTGCTGCACCGCGCCGCCGATCGTGGGATCCGGGTGCCCGAGCAGCTGAGCGTGGTCGGCTACGACAGCTCGACGGTGGCCCTGACGGTGCGCCCGCACCTGACCAGCGTGAACCAGCCTCGATCGGAGATGGGCAGGCTCGCCGCCCAGATGCTGCAGGAGCGGTGGCGGGGCCGGGCGCACGACGCGGTGAGTGTGGTCGCCCCGGTGCTGCGGGTGCGCGGCTCCACCGGTACCGGGCCGGCGCTGCTGTCGTAG
- a CDS encoding HAD-IA family hydrolase, whose translation MSTAPSFLAESRSVTAQSAPAPALPAPRALLLDFGGVVFSTTARMTWARDLATQLAARGHALGAELDVAQVEASLRAGRTALSLWKNASSRRQEPRELDPREIVGEFLLADLPAPVRAALALDASAILAAMAPLVADHHVRPGIPALLDLARERGLRLGIVSNAHSGRAHRRILEQHGLADHFGVQIYSDEVGIRKPHPGMIRLAADALGVRPEEAWYVGDTFDRDVAAGRRAHAGAVVITRDRRTDNPPFHVSDTPDLVLETPEDLIYPLREALDAAPAPAVQMAGTTVPDAATTRPRPAPARPALLLDHGGVITESSPNPERDREVGGMILALAERIGIQLTLEDAAQAVADGWDRHRARKRERDALADPGHRHDEVDPAVLWGDLVGADLPEPLRAVLRLEAPQLSLALHRAKSLPAPRPGVIDLIRWCAENDVVVGIVSNTISGRGVREILDRYGVGHLIGPAAYSDEIGVRKPGRAVFDAALAGLATDRADVVYVGDKALNDGRGGKDAGIGTVCLLRGGKDPDAALESALAAGHADLVLDSPADLIDVLAARLTPAT comes from the coding sequence GTGAGCACCGCGCCTTCCTTCCTCGCCGAGTCCCGCTCGGTCACCGCGCAGTCGGCTCCGGCGCCGGCTCTGCCCGCCCCTCGGGCCCTGCTGCTGGACTTCGGGGGCGTGGTCTTCTCCACCACCGCCCGTATGACCTGGGCCCGCGACCTGGCGACCCAGCTGGCCGCCCGCGGGCATGCGCTCGGCGCCGAGCTCGACGTCGCGCAGGTCGAGGCCTCGCTGCGGGCCGGCCGCACCGCCCTGTCCCTGTGGAAGAACGCCTCCTCGCGCCGGCAGGAGCCGCGCGAGCTGGACCCCCGGGAGATCGTCGGCGAGTTCCTGCTGGCCGACCTGCCCGCCCCCGTGCGCGCCGCCCTCGCCCTGGACGCCTCGGCGATCCTCGCGGCGATGGCACCGCTGGTGGCCGACCACCACGTGCGCCCCGGCATCCCGGCGCTGCTGGACCTCGCTCGGGAGCGCGGGCTGCGCCTGGGCATCGTCTCCAACGCCCACTCCGGTCGCGCCCACCGCCGGATCCTCGAGCAGCACGGCCTCGCCGACCACTTCGGCGTGCAGATCTACTCCGACGAGGTGGGGATCCGCAAGCCCCACCCCGGCATGATCCGCCTGGCCGCCGACGCCCTGGGTGTGCGACCCGAGGAGGCCTGGTACGTGGGCGACACCTTCGACCGGGACGTGGCCGCCGGCCGTCGGGCCCACGCCGGTGCCGTGGTGATCACCCGCGACCGCCGCACCGACAACCCCCCGTTCCACGTCTCCGACACCCCCGACCTGGTGCTCGAGACCCCCGAGGACCTGATCTACCCGCTGCGCGAGGCCCTCGATGCGGCCCCAGCCCCGGCCGTGCAGATGGCGGGGACGACCGTGCCGGACGCCGCGACCACCCGCCCGCGACCCGCTCCCGCCCGCCCCGCCCTGCTCCTGGACCACGGGGGCGTGATCACCGAGTCCTCCCCGAACCCGGAGCGGGACCGCGAGGTGGGCGGCATGATCCTCGCCCTCGCCGAGCGCATCGGCATCCAGCTCACCCTGGAGGATGCCGCGCAGGCCGTCGCCGATGGCTGGGACCGCCACCGCGCCCGCAAGCGCGAACGGGACGCCCTGGCCGATCCGGGCCACCGCCACGACGAGGTGGACCCCGCCGTCCTGTGGGGCGACCTGGTCGGGGCGGATCTGCCCGAGCCGCTGCGCGCCGTCCTGCGCCTGGAGGCCCCGCAGCTGTCCCTGGCCCTGCACCGCGCGAAGTCCCTGCCCGCCCCGCGCCCCGGCGTGATCGACCTGATCCGGTGGTGCGCCGAGAACGACGTCGTGGTCGGCATCGTCTCCAACACCATCTCCGGTCGTGGGGTGCGGGAGATCCTGGACCGCTACGGCGTGGGCCACCTGATCGGCCCCGCCGCCTACTCCGACGAGATCGGGGTGCGCAAGCCCGGCCGCGCCGTGTTCGACGCCGCGCTCGCGGGACTGGCCACCGACCGTGCCGACGTGGTCTACGTGGGCGACAAGGCCCTGAACGACGGCCGCGGCGGGAAGGACGCCGGCATCGGCACCGTGTGCCTGCTGCGCGGTGGCAAGGACCCCGATGCCGCCCTTGAGTCGGCCCTCGCCGCTGGTCACGCCGACCTGGTGCTCGACTCCCCGGCTGACCTCATCGACGTGCTCGCCGCCCGGCTCACCCCCGCCACCTGA